The following proteins are encoded in a genomic region of Nicotiana sylvestris chromosome 4, ASM39365v2, whole genome shotgun sequence:
- the LOC138889559 gene encoding serine/threonine-protein phosphatase 7 long form homolog, whose translation MDFPPPAHPGLAEDQLLVLQGDHRSSFVCEGQLSMLALRPRRPDDLWEFIVEHPFHARVVARLQAKGFYTIFKLGRMQLDWSLITALVERWRPETHTFNLPTREATITLEDVQFTGYRPQGDARGSRVALSAIRDHMVVLHLDITGETEDLHIERLLGIITSTSWDRR comes from the exons atggactttccTCCGCCTGCGCATCCTGGACTTGCCGAGGATCAGCTACTAGTGTtgcagggcgaccataggtcctccTTTGTATGTGAGGGACAGCTATCGATGCTTGCTCTCCGCCCCAGGAGACCTGACGATTTGTGGGAGTTCATCGTGGAGCATCCTTTCCATGCCCGCGTAGTCGCGCGCCTACAGGCTAAGGGCTTCTATACGATCTTTAAGCTTGGACGGATGcagcttgattggtctctcatcacggccttggtagagcggtggcgaccggagacacaCACTTTTAACTTGCCCACTAGAGAGGCCACCATAACGctggaggatgttcag TTTACTGGTTATAGACCTCAAGGTGATGCTAGGGGCAGTCGCGTTGCTTTGTCAGCCATCAGAGATCATATGGTTGTTTTGCACCTAGACATTACCGGTGAGACGGAGGATCTTCATATTGAGAG GCTATTGGGCATCATCACCTCTACCAGTTGGGATAGGAGATGA